One Silene latifolia isolate original U9 population chromosome 4, ASM4854445v1, whole genome shotgun sequence DNA segment encodes these proteins:
- the LOC141653042 gene encoding uncharacterized protein LOC141653042, which yields MTTKTSRTIPDPNLEKQMGGCMAGFFNLFDRHHLLSAKRLHPKRLPPPPPSPPPPTVNDSPLKPQQQQQQQQPPPPQQQQQQQPEIRLKETAPTPAPAPTAELPTKSPWKFAREAPRLSLDSRAITDGNGGLRPREIRIKTGNMIDDDEGETQRRSPSVIARLMGLEPIPSSSSTGSETEPVKKVELRRSASESRSRDYRFVEPASFLTPVAGERKVIKKQPINKNVIKTNINTNTNNNTNPKARNSNQFSNNHSNYNNNYNNQRRLMLERRSYYDTADFYPPEIMMKKQQQQQLQHQPITIYGEIERKLRLKGIDEPSKDLETLKNILEALQLKGLLHSSTTANTATKNRHNVVYDRTPANRRRNCQVSVSSGEPSVSPRRERPVRTGRGENRSSSPVLRRKGSSLSVETTATVAAKRSSNSPVRSPRVARRTDQTVSKSPRGRRSSAETNQGVRVRSSGQIFTEDEVSTVSESSFSTSSHTDNERWRVEEYRDGRNLLERCDKLLNSIAEITASNCSNSNSNSNSNSSELQQPSPVSVLDSSFYKEDDSSPSPVKKRTIHFKDQAATELEDDQWSPASSTRLLITDNDIYSSDDFEFNYISEVIRASNYFPDDNNLFFMLEKQISIRGDNSKASILHRKLLFDTITEILDRNQHIPPWKAVFGPEKRSVSEQIFSEFQKIRETNPSEDLFEVICGVLKKDMAEDLTTGWAGCPVEMSEAVLDIERLVFKDLIGEIIRDLAVLAGKSVGVQAPRRKLVF from the exons ATGACGACGAAAACAAGTAGAACGATACCCGACCCGAATCTTGAGAAACAAATGGGTGGTTGTATGGCCGGTTTCTTCAATCTTTTCGACCGTCATCATCTTCTTTCCGCTAAACGCCTTCATCCTAAACGTCTCCCTCCTCCTCcaccttctcctcctcctcctacg GTTAACGATTCGCCATTaaaacctcaacaacaacaacaacaacaacaaccaccaccaccacagcaacaacaacaacaacaaccggaGATTCGATTGAAGGAAACAGCTCCAACACCAGCACCAGCTCCAACAGCGGAGTTGCCGACGAAATCGCCATGGAAGTTCGCGCGCGAAGCGCCGCGGCTTTCACTCGATAGCAGAGCAATTACAGACGGCAATGGCGGACTAAGGCCGAGAGAAATCCGGATTAAGACCGGAAACATGATCGACGATGACGAAGGAGAAACTCAACGACGCTCTCCGAGCGTCATTGCTCGGCTCATGGGACTCGAACCGATACCGAGCTCGAGCTCAACCGGTTCAGAAACTGAACCGGTGAAGAAAGTCGAGCTCCGCAGGTCGGCTTCCGAGTCGAGGTCGAGAGATTATCGGTTCGTTGAACCGGCTAGTTTTCTCACTCCTGTAGCCGGAGAGAGAAAGGTGATTAAGAAACAACCGATTAATAAAAACGTAATTAAGACTAATATTAacactaatactaataataatacgaATCCGAAAGCGAGGAATTCAAATCAGTTTAGTAATAatcatagtaattataataacaatTATAATAATCAGAGGAGATTAATGTTGGAGAGAAGAAGTTATTACGATACGGCGGATTTCTATCCGCCGGAAATAATGATGAAGAAACAACAGCAGCAACAACTACAACATCAACCGATTACAATATACGGAGaaatcgagagaaaattgagatTGAAAGGAATCGATGAACCGTCGAAAGATCTAGAAACTTTGAAGAATATTCTAGAAGCTCTGCAATTAAAAGGATTACTTCATTCCTCGACAACGGCGAACACTGCGACGAAAAATCGACACAATGTGGTTTACGATCGTACTCCGGCGAATCGCCGGCGAAATTGCCAGGTGTCAGTATCCAGCGGTGAGCCGTCTGTGAGTCCGAGAAGAGAGAGACCGGTGAGGACCGGTCGAGGTGAGAATCGGAGTTCAAGTCCGGTTTTACGACGAAAAGGCAGTTCATTGAGTGTCGAAACGACAGCGACGGTAGCAGCGAAACGAAGCTCGAATTCGCCTGTTCGATCACCAAGGGTGGCGAGACGGACTGATCAGACGGTTAGTAAGTCGCCTCGAGGAAGGAGATCGAGTGCGGAGACTAATCAAGGGGTGAGAGTACGTAGTAGTGGTCAGATATTTACTGAGGACGAAGTTTCTACCGTTTCAGAAAGTAGCTTCAGTACTTCCTCACACACCGACAATGAG AGATGGAGAGTGGAGGAGTACAGAGATGGGAGGAATCTTTTGGAGAGGTGTGACAAGTTGCTAAACAGTATAGCCGAGATTACAGCTAGCAATTGCTCGAATtcaaactcaaactcaaactcaaactcGTCCGAATTGCAGCAACCAAGTCCAGTATCGGTGCTTGACTCGTCTTTCTACAAGGAAGACGATTCATCACCTTCGCCTGTCAAGAAACGTACCATTCATTTCAAAG ATCAAGCAGCAACAGAACTGGAAGATGATCAGTGGAGCCCGGCATCGTCAACCCGATTATTAATCACTGATAACGACATTTATTCATCAGACGACTTTGAATTCAACTATATTTCAGAAGTGATCAGAGCATCAAATTATTTCCCAGATGACAATAATTTGTTTTTTATGCTTGAGAAGCAAATCTCAATTAGAGGCGACAATTCGAAGGCCTCGATTCTTCACAGGAAACTCCTTTTCGACACAATTACCGAGATTCTTGATCGAAACCAACATATTCCGCCATGGAAAGCGGTGTTCGGCCCCGAAAAGAGGTCAGTGTCGGAACAAATATTTTCCGAATTTCAAAAGATCCGGGAAACAAACCCGTCTGAGGATCTATTTGAGGTCATTTGTGGGGTGTTAAAGAAAGACATGGCCGAGGATTTAACCACCGGTTGGGCCGGTTGTCCGGTAGAGATGTCGGAAGCGGTGCTCGACATCGAACGGCTAGTATTCAAGGATCTAATAGGGGAAATCATCCGAGATCTGGCAGTCCTTGCAGGCAAAAGTGTGGGAGTACAAGCACCTCGTAGGAAGTTAGTTTTTTAA
- the LOC141653043 gene encoding histone H2A variant 1, which translates to MAGKGGKGLVAGKTTAANKDKEKKRPISRSSRAGLQFPVGRIHRHLKARVSAHGRVGATAAIYSAAILEYLTAEVLELAGNASKDLKVKRITPRHLQLAIRGDEELDTLIKGTIAGGGVIPHIHKSLINKSAKD; encoded by the exons ATGGCAGGAAAAGGTGGGAAGGGATTAGTAGCAGGGAAAACGACAGCAGCGAACAAGGACAAGGAGAAGAAGAGACCGATTTCTCGCTCGTCTCGTGCTGGTCTTCAG TTCCCAGTCGGACGAATTCACAGGCATCTGAAGGCAAGAGTCTCAGCTCATGGCCGTGTTGGGGCAACAGCAGCAATCTACTCTGCTGCAATTCTCGAGTACCTGACAGCAGAAGTACTAGAGCTAGCAGGAAATGCAAGCAAAGATCTTAAAGTGAAGAGGATAACTCCAAGGCATTTGCAGCTTGCTATTAGAGGAGATGAAGAGCTCGATACCCTCATCAAGGGCACTATCGCTGGTGGCGGTGTTATTCCTCATATTCACAAGTCCCTCATTAACAAATCTGCCAAGGATTAA